Genomic segment of Arctopsyche grandis isolate Sample6627 chromosome 3, ASM5162203v2, whole genome shotgun sequence:
gtgtCAAACTTAGTACAGATTGATCAGTCTTGGCTCCGGTAACTCAAAAGCGTGATTTTTTGTCGCTCAGTGTAATTGATGGGAAAATACATTGATATCAGTTAGTAACGAAAAGAGGACAGATGTAAAATAGTCACATGATTCTTACAACTTACAACTTAAATCACATTTTCCATAAATCTGAACCCCACATGAGTCTTAACTATCTCATCAAATAATTTAGCCAGGCGTTCAACATCTgaattttgacttttgcagtctgtaactcaaaatctagtacatattgctgtgctaaaagtgagtattgaactcaatagtcagatgtttttgtATGAGTCATATCTCAAACGAAAGCAAGCCCACcgaaatcattgtcatattcgaatccaGTGGGTCAACTTAGTACAGATTGATCAGTCTTGGTTCCGGTGACTCATAAACGTGAACTTTGTTGCTCAGTGCAATTGATGGGAAAATACATTGATTTCAGTAACGAATAAGAGCACAGATGTAAAATAGTTACATGATTCTTGCTTTCttatctttgattttgatttttattattacgaaattatgttcacaatacatcttatatcaattttaatagctactgatctactgatcattttctattttacaatttaatttaatttggtaagtaatcatagtattatattattctaatgttaatgtacaggataataggaaaaagagcaaaGAGAAAAGagaaattaaaatagatataagatgtattgtgaacataatttattgataataaaaagcatttaaaaatcaaaaaaatgctgCCAGAAACCTGTTTTACTTAAACGTTGACAGCCAGAGAAATACATTTCACTGTTGACAGCTCGGTTTTGACGTTTGCATTCTATCTGTTTTTGTTTATTGAGTGGCGACTGGCGAACTATGGAGTGTCGACTGTGTCTGTGTTCAGTTCCAGTGGAAACTTCCGTCTCCATTTATGACGATCCTCATCCATTGGAtcaacgcatttggacctgctgtcagctgAAAGTCAGTTACTGTCACTTTTAACCTATCGATAGCCAATTATTAAAAGACTTATTAgcattcttgtttattttgcaGGTTAGGAAAGCTGATGAGATGCCAGATATGATATGCTTTTCTTGTAATAGTAATCTGAAATTGTTGGACAATTTTAGAAAGATTTGCTTTCAAAGCGACGAATCGCAGAAACTGAGATTAGACAAGTGTTTGGATATAAAAACAGAGGaaattttattgaatgatttaaaatggGAAGATGAATTAGGCACTGATTCGCTACATAACTGTTCTAATTCTCCGGTTAATGATGCTTTCATCAATGAAAGCGATTCAAAAGAAACTATGCATTTAATTGAAGACGAAAATAATGGCGAAAATTCATCGGTAAAATGATTTCAAGTTATGGCTATATATATTACATGCATTTAACAATGTATAATCGTCTTTTATTTTACAGATTGGTAAAAGAAAAGTTGTCTTGTGTTATAACAAAGCAAAAGTGATGAAAGTTTCATCAAAGAACAGttcaaatcattataaatgtgatgtttgtatgaaatcgTATGTCTCTAAATCCAAATTAGTAGTTCATATAAATTCTCACAGCCGGAAACAGCCGCACAGTTGTAATATTTGTTTGAAGACATTCACTAGGAAGTCTAACTTTGTCGGCCATATGAATTTGCACAACGGGGTTAAACCGCACAAGTGTGAGATTTGTTCGAAGGAATTCACTCTTCAATCTACCCTCATAGCACATCTGAAATTCCATGCCGGGAAAAAACCCTACAAATGTGATACttgtttgaaattattcacaaaaaaatgcCACCTAGTAGTGCATATGAATTTACACAGTGGCTTAAAACCGTATAGTTGTGAAATTTGCTTGAAGTCGTTCACTAGAAAAGCCAACTATACGGGACATGTGAATTTACACAACGGAAtaaaaccgttcaaatgtgaaatCTGTTCTAAAGAATTCACTAAAAAATCTGCCGTAGTGAGCCATATGAAGTCTCACTCCCCTAAACCACACGAATGTAACACTTGCTTAAAGACGTTTGTTACCAAATATCACCTTATGAGACATGTGAAATCTCACCATatgataaaaccatacaaatgcgaAATCTGTTCAAGACAATTCAGTATTAAAATTTGCTTCGATAGGCATGTGAAATCCCACACTAGGATAAAAGCATATACTTGTGAAATATGTTCTAAATTATTCACTAGAAAATTCCACCTGTCGGTGCATATGAACTCCCACAATGGAATAAAACCACACAGCTGTGATCTTTGCTTGAAATCGTTCACTAGCAAGTCCAACCTGATGGGACACCTGAATGTTCACAACGGGGTGAAACCATACACATGTGATATCTGTTCCAGCACATTTTCTTTGAAATCTACCCTCGATAGACATATGAAATCTCACACGGTGACCGTACCACATATGAAATCTTACAATTGTGACGTTTGCTTCAAATCGTTCACTAATAAATTTGTTTTCGACGAACATGTGATGTCTCATACTGGAATAAAACCGCACAAATGTACAGTTTGCCTTAAATCATTTACTAGGAAAGCTCAGATGTTACGACACATGAATACTCACAAAGAGGTAAAACCACACGAATAAGACATTTGCTTTTCAAACTACCTTTGTAAGCCATGTGAAATCTCAAGATGGGGAGAAACGGGCCTAGCCCAAGGGTATATGGCACCCTTAGGCAGATTGCTTTCattgagtcacaaatccaaggtccggccagcaaaaaccagtgggatttgaacccgtgaccactttgttcaaagcattatattctaaccactagtctattctgctgcacATACGTTTTTTTTGGGTTTGGATGAAAAGCTTTCCTACTTGTTTCTACATTACATCGTCTTGACTTCAAATATCGCACTCCGTAGCCCTTCTCGTAAAAATGTTGAGATTATTGATGCGAATAGCAGTTGtgaaacactaataaaaaatattcaatctaTTTAATAAACCTTTAACTGTCACTTATTTTCAATAccatactattaaattatttaataaaaatgaaaatgtttttcaatttgaaataatttataaatttataaaatgtttttcaatttaaatatgtatgtatgtatatatatgtacatacatatgtttcagtggtattttacataaaataaaattccaaattaccaGTTGTACCGATGACAGTTTGctgttttaaaagttttatgcgtgagtcgttgatatttgacagtcgacttcctgcgttcctcgtaaattataatatttttaaatcagtattgttacttcgagttgaaaaataaagttgaatacagaatgttttataagttcaaagaaagccaaattttttaaatttaataatcaaaaaaaagaataatgagggcgcctcgcagcgccccttgtctatggcgccctaggcacgtgcctagtctgctgcatCTTTGAGCAAACCCTGGAGAGAAATCTCTGCATCAATgtgaaatttgtataaaataatttaattcgaaATCTTCCTTAATGGAACACTACGAAAATGCACAAATGAATAGTCTAATAACTAAAATTTAGAAATTGCATCagcttttttttctcattttatctCATAATTTTGTTCCTCATATAATACAGTAATTTTACTTTATGAATgatctttaagagggctgtacacctgaaaccttaattttgttaccgttcctttcttcgatatatatattgagtgtatgtatatattgagtgaatgcgacaatatatatcaatatatatattgagtgaatgcgacagttgcgttcgaccagataaaacgtattttaaattgacaaaatcgaggtttcgtattctactattttctcctccaaaactggaccaatttttaaaaaaatttcatcatcggtatgagaaagatactttttgtgcatctatcggcgtattttttttaaaatcgaccattaaataagcacgctggactcgtttcatgggtgtaaaaaagaggcgattttatagatgtttggcggctcctagctcatataaaaaataatgaatcaaaaaaataaaacgatagatgcaccccaatggtggatatccatagcatattaaaaaataatttctctagtgccataattgaggaatggagaagtatagtacgtttgtatggacaaggcgctgctgtccagccctcttaacatttGCCTTCCtgtgattgtaaataggtttttgagctctttttcctattatgctgtagattaacattagaataatataatactatgattacttaccaaattaaattaaattgtaaaatagaaaatgaccagtagatcagtagctattaaaatagatataagatgtattgtgaacataatttcgtaataataaaaagcatttaaaaataaaatttgccttcctgtgttaaaaaaaacccgctagccactgtgctggactccaagcgtccagtcgaaaatgtgtgttttatgttaaaataatgcaaaatctgtgtGGTTAAtcattgtaattagctataaaaatatttttatcacgtattaaacgtcgaataatgcCCGAAGAAGAGCCATCATTCCAAGGTGGATATCactcttactttttttttgatgtcACGTGTTCCGAAATTCTTATTAtgttctttaaatgttgtaataaaggAGAAAATATATTCTACGATGAAACTTTTATGAATTTAAGATGCAGTTGTTTGACAATACAATTATCTCATACTCATTTGAACTAAATTTTGTACATCAGATGTCCCGGGATTCCGAGAACGATCTCAAACTCCGTTCCATGTCCTGGAAATCAGACACCACTTTTTCCCATAACCTCTCTACACACTTCCTGGTAATATGTAGTAAAGAATCCTTTTTCTTCATGTTATGGAGTCTCTCTGAAGTTgtcagctctttgaggatggagatatTCATGCGTCTTGCGGTTTATGGAATGCACAGCAACCGCCTACAGTATTTGAAGGCATCTAAAATGTccttatctttttttttgttagtgtCTATATTTCGACTATATGCAATACAATGAGGATCACCAGATGGATTTTCGTTTTTATCATTATAGAATTGTTTTTCCATATCTTTTATCAGGCCGATCATCGTCTTAGAAGTAGAAGCATAGCCtagtcatatattttttaattattatcaatgtcACTCGtatcaaatggaaaaataaataaaaacaatttaaaacacaatatacttaaattttattattaacttaTAGTAAAAATCAGTCAtacaatacatttgaacataatatCTTAAcactaataaataatacactAATAAGCGCACATATTTACTTTTCCGActtgttttcaattaattttatctcCAGATCTTACatcatagatacatacaaacGAGATAGAAAGTTGTTATTTACAGAAGAAAACAGCGAAACTGTGGAAAATGTGTTTTTtcctattaaaaattttatgtatttgattGAGCATTTGCCGAAAAGAACTTTTGATCCAGTGAAGACGCCTGCTGATTGACTTCATCGATCAGCTGCACTGATTTCATCATGCTCTCTTGTTGGAATTGTAGGTGTATTGCGATCAGTTCCATTTTCTTAAGATTGGCTTCGATGTTGTCGAACGTGGACTCGACTTGAGCGAACTCTCTCGCCGATCTCATCAGCAGCTGAAACGTGAACGTGTATTTTGATAATGAAAATGGATTCATATGTAGTTATACTGTTAGGATTTAGTAGTAAATGATCACCTCGTTACTTTTTGAACCTCGTTGTATCTGGCGGGTTAACGATGCTATGTTATTTACATTGACTTGAACTCGGTCTGCCAGACGCATTTTGGAATCGGCGAATAAGCTTCGAGCACTACTCGATGAGGCAGAAGTCATTAGAGAATTTGATCTGAaagaaaatattgataaaaagaacgattaaaatagaaaaataaattttaatggatCAATATTTGCAAAATTATTTCACAGAATTagaaaagatatttgaaaacaCAATTTGAAATGATAATTACGAACATGAACGATTTATTCCTAGtcaaaaaattgacagtatatAGTTTGACAGCTGCTAATAATATTAGTCTCGACAAACGGTTTTCGAACCAtgacctgttttttttttttagcttgtATTTAGAttcggtgatcattggtcacaaagcgcttccccaaaagtcactaaaatctctataacggaacatctggcagccgaaaagtccatcatactaacgataactatcatactaacgaaaactcgagtgtcaaatatttcgcattcgcggttttcatggcaaaaattgtctttgtgaccatcgtaatgtgactaataatccaattatcgtattttagtatatttttttcagtttttaaatatgaaaggtcagtatttataataaacagtAAGTATCCACCTTTCAGCATTTAagtggtcagtataaataataaaaggtcagtatttatattaaatggtcaggaTTTAAACACAAATGTtcagtattaatgttaaatggtaagttttattttgacgaatggccAGTATGACTTTTTGGTTGGTGTTACCATAAGGTTGATACGATCTTGATCATACCATAAGGTTGATACGATCTTGATCATACCATAAGGTTGATACAATTCCATCCAAGAGGTATTGCTATTTCTACTGTATTTTTACTGACATTTAATCACATGatactgaccattttgttaataaaatattggccaaaactgatttatattcttaccgaaattgattaaaatactgaaCATTTAATTGGCtgccttttttttattcactaaAACTTGTTAgaacattgtaaataaatatttatatatatttacaaagtaatattttacatattcaatgatttaattgaacatgtatttatatatgtatataaaaatcaatgtttatctgtctgtgtcgtatgcgttcctagaccattcaaccgattgcgatgaaacttaaatgagttattgtgtgcatgcccacgatggtttatgtaaaaaaatcgcccaaaaatgaGAGTggaaaaaatgggaacgggaaaaacgggaacgggaaaacagagacgagtggcattgcaaggcatgcgttattgtgtgcatgtccgcgatggtttctgtaaaaaaaaatcgcccaaaaacgggaacgggaaaacagggatgtgtggcattgcaacgcatgccggcttCAGCTAGTTAATtgctaataaatatgtatatatatatatatatttacaaagtaaaattttatatatttaatgatttgattaataaaataaataataatattccacttttattgtaacaatatttaatatgtgaTTATACCAAAACTTACGAACGTACAAAATCTTAtgatcaaaaaaataagaagagaCTAACCAgtgtttcttacatatgtatgtatgtatgtaagtttaaaaatgctgtaaaGTATTccctttttaataaaattgaatggcTATTGTATGGTTATTAGGCACTTAAATTAGAACAATACACAAATGccaatcaataaatatatatacaaacacacatcgcttttacatttatgtatgtacatacacatttttattaaaattatagctttgaactttcaaattgaTTATGCACTCTTTCCCTTtctttggaaaattttcattacgAAGATTGTGCATTATCATCTAATTTCGCTGTCACacataaaacattatttatcgCATGCATTTGCATATAATGAGCAtggattattatttttcaaattttgaccGTCAGTCTTGTTTTTCGTTTCGCAGAACAAAATGCACGCCGATCGGTCATAAAAAGATTTATATCTGCAAATTGAAACGAGCGTAAATAATAAGTTTGACAGTGAATCATCGATAGTTCGCATATTATCGGCCGGATCATCactcttgatttttttttcgcccttttaaattatatttgcgGGTCAAATTCGAGATGTTTTTCTCGGGTTGACCGTTTGAAACCGAGACAACAACCCGATAACCTCATCTCAACCTTCGCcgcaacaaaagaaaaataattataatggaTTTCGATCAAATGAAATTATAAGATTGTATTTTCTTATCGCGTTTTTGAAATTCGATATTTATGATGTCACGCGTCTGTTATAAAAAATTCACTCGATTATACGGTTGCGGATTACCCTTACACGaatccaatttttttatattcatttcaaTCCTTGGATCAAAGAGTTATTTGATAATTTAAACAACAATATCCTCAGGCGCCGCTTGTGCGTAAGGGCTTCGGGGCTGCAGCCCACCCAGTATAATATACATGCATGAAATTTTGTTTGCATTCAGTCACCGGTATTGTCAACAAGCTATTACAGCCCGATTCATCTCTGCAGCCCCGCCAAATTCAAACGATCCACCTCTGGATTgaggtactgcagcaccccatTCAAACTGGTTTTTATATGAAGAAACCATAAACGAGTTCATGCAGTACTTCCAAAAGCATTGTTCACAAACCGCTACTTATTGATCGTCTTAAAGCCCTTGCTACTGATTTCGAGTgctatgcatattttattttattacattttataccaggaaggccttacaggaaaacctcaatgcgccttcctggccaattacaaacaatacagcatttttattatacgagTCGGTGAATTACGACACTGAAACTCGCAAAtttacgagacatctatgaaatgtacttaaattttattgtacattaatcatacttatatagtggtgacatagtaggtagaaaggattttagccaattttaaattgggaaccgtttcaacaatgaaatcaaagaaaattggcaaactctgataggaaacgatcgacctggagtcacaaatatccaggtctgaccagcagcactacagatatactctacAGATATagacagaagcttaacgaccgagctatgcggctggctaaatacatacatatatggagtaattcaattttcattcaaagTAAAACCAGTGGAACTCATTTTATACTGGAGGAAATTCTTTCCAGATGTAAATAAAGATTTATTGGATTTAAACGAACCTGAATcatgtgaaatattttaaaatgtgaatttaCAAATGTTTATATACGTAAAATACGTCTTGAAGTGATTAGTATGCACAGGGCAgcgcctaccatatgtacacatgtgtgcaacgcacataggcggccgaaagaaatgagagtcgaaaaaattttatatttattaaaatataagaaataagACATCTTACTTCTTAAAACATTTGTGaatttaggttgtcttgttgtatactcgCGGATTTCTGTTACAACTATAATTCAGGGAAATAACGGTACAGcagcagtggcgtgcggtgaaattctctctctttttgtggtacagccttacttaatgtgcgcaagcaggatacaaaaggaacaggcgattccccttgtatcctgctcgcacacattaagtaaggctgtacgataaaaagagagagaatttcactaCGCGCCACTGGacagcaggtatagcttcggtccgcatagagctagaaattttatgttttattatatttgccactgccagatgtatttcttaaagGTTGTTgaatattggttggtcatcgaaaggtcacccccaatcccacatccCAATGTGagattgggggtaaaaacactaaattttcgggtgaccgtcaccgcaccgaatgttaaaaagtcgaaaatgttcgtttaccatgtatacatatgaaaaacggttagaatatatatcagtggcgtgcggtaaaagactctctccccccgtcgtacatcctcacttaagttgcgcgagcaggatacaacagtaacaagaggaacaggcttttactcccgtatcctgcgcgcgcatatAAACAAGctttatgacaaaaagagagataatttcaccacatgcgactgatatatgtatatattatatatacatagtaccgtttaccatgcaccttttttttgatctttcgacttaagatctttcgattttcgatctttgccttccgatatttgctttttcgggcttttcactttcggtcccgtgagatAGACCCTAAATTTTCAtgtctctcttgtcgtctggtctTGTCCAGAACTAaccgttttggttttatatctgtttttctggttaatttttattgtgataattttcagcactatatttctcacaaggtaagattttggCACTACTCGCATgcgcttaaatttttttttcattaacatGATTTGTACAAatgttgataaaattaaagagcagccgatttaagtttgcacacaggcgaATGAACTCATAGGCGCGGCTCTGAGTATGCAAtctaaaattataaactacattagTCAAAAGATGATAATTCGTACCATtaattagcccggataatcgggagaatgttacattatatttttattgcagtTTATAAACGAGGAtgagtaattaattaaaatcgatCGCCACATCTGATAGAGTTTATCTCTCTTCGAACAATGGCAATAAATAAGGCTATTTATTTATCCCTCGCTGGAGATGCACGTGCTTGAAAGCGCATACTCATACGCGGGCGCCCTTTGGCACGTAGCCAgccaataataaattttatataatttattgaaattacgCTATGGGTTCCCAAAGGGGCCCCCAAAGGCCGACCGCCTCGCAGAGGTCCGGTCCCTTCGCGGTCGATGGGGGAAAAGTCGCTTTATTTGTCGATCAATTTCGCTTTACGAACGTGACTGTGGGTTGACCATGCTTTCGGTGCAATAATAAATGACGTTAAAGCAGATGCGTGATGCGTGAGCGCGATTCGGGAGCGCGATGATCCTTGATTTGCCTGGCGCAAAGTGATTTCGACACTTGGTCGCCACTTAACTTTATGAGGTCGTGTTTTGAAACACCACTTTAGATGATTAATGTATTTACAGACAAAAAGAATACGTTTTAGATATGTGTGACCCACGTCAATACTCATGACGAGTATTGACACTCTTGTCAATACTCGCTAATGATATGATTCGCTCGAGGGGCTTGcataaatgataataaatagttaaatgtgataaaaaagcataaactaatataaaaagaggtttgtttatTGAGACAAGCGTGCTTTGTAGTTAGCAATATGAGGCAAAAGGCAAAAAATGACGGTGTGGTTTATTACACGACTATTTAGTATCACGGacgggaaggaagtaaagtagtGGCCACCAACATGGTTGAATCAGTCCCAACTAACAGGATAATGACCCAAGCTCAACCATGTTGTAGAGCCCCTACagcatttttgaaaatatacgaTAAAATTTAACTAAACTAACTTGGTTGATtgtataatcaattttttttaacgaggGAGATAGGTTCAGTAGGATTAGGGTTacacattttcatatttttattgaaacgatcTATCGTATTATGGGACGATGACGTTTGAAGCTGACCCAATTACAGCTGCACTGACAGTATCCAAACTATTGGCTTGATATGGATATAATGGTTTACCCTATAATGCGCCAGATCTACCAAAAAGTAAGCAGAGAAAAGaagtataatgaaataaaaataaaaatgatataatgccctcttactttttaattttcgtattgttgtcaagtggaAAAGGTCTGTGGACCTTCCATAATAATTTGCCcggcagtcgtatttgatgcttagTGCTCCACGTTCGattgtttgctaattttacttacaagatgggcaagtgcatcgttaaaattgcacaatgcattcaaaaacacacaataaacaacatgagatacatttttataagtaaattgatcatataagtaacatattattcatttaacatcgtagtttgacagtttttaagagtgtcatggcgatcgcccgcattctacataaa
This window contains:
- the LOC143908945 gene encoding uncharacterized protein LOC143908945 — its product is MECRLCLCSVPVETSVSIYDDPHPLDQRIWTCCQLKVRKADEMPDMICFSCNSNLKLLDNFRKICFQSDESQKLRLDKCLDIKTEEILLNDLKWEDELGTDSLHNCSNSPVNDAFINESDSKETMHLIEDENNGENSSIGKRKVVLCYNKAKVMKVSSKNSSNHYKCDVCMKSYVSKSKLVVHINSHSRKQPHSCNICLKTFTRKSNFVGHMNLHNGVKPHKCEICSKEFTLQSTLIAHLKFHAGKKPYKCDTCLKLFTKKCHLVVHMNLHSGLKPYSCEICLKSFTRKANYTGHVNLHNGIKPFKCEICSKEFTKKSAVVSHMKSHSPKPHECNTCLKTFVTKYHLMRHVKSHHMIKPYKCEICSRQFSIKICFDRHVKSHTRIKAYTCEICSKLFTRKFHLSVHMNSHNGIKPHSCDLCLKSFTSKSNLMGHLNVHNGVKPYTCDICSSTFSLKSTLDRHMKSHTVTVPHMKSYNCDVCFKSFTNKFVFDEHVMSHTGIKPHKCTVCLKSFTRKAQMLRHMNTHKEVKPHE
- the BORCS7 gene encoding BLOC-1 related complex subunit 7, which gives rise to MTSASSSSARSLFADSKMRLADRVQVNVNNIASLTRQIQRGSKSNELLMRSAREFAQVESTFDNIEANLKKMELIAIHLQFQQESMMKSVQLIDEVNQQASSLDQKFFSANAQSNT